CCAACCACCAGCTTTTCTAAAGCATTATCAGTTTAATTATTTTGGTGTTTAGATTATGTTGAATTCCTCTGATCACACAAATATGAGAAAATATATGCTCACTAATTAAGTAACATACAATCCATAAACCACGCGTCTGTGGCCAGTTGGTCAAGGCGTTCCGTGGATCTCCAAGGGATTAGAGTTCGAATCCGCACAACGCCACATTTCCACGCGCGTGGCCACCGAAGCTTTTCACATTCTCTTTCCGGGGAATGGTTTACCAATTTTTTTTAACATACAATCCATATATTCATGCACACGATGGTGTTTATCAATAGGGTCGGCTCTGAGATAAAACTCAAAAAGCACCCGGTTTAAGCGCTAAATTTTGTAAGAAAAAAATTATATAGAAGTTTAAGATATCAATTTTTTTTGTGTAATAATTTATCAACACCCAAAAATGAAGGAGGCATGACACAATATTAATTTTGATTCTTTTAATTAAAGATCTAAGTTGGCACCTCAACTATCTTTTTTACATAAAAGAGAGATAATATTAGCTATGAACCTACTTAAACATGAAATTAGCAAATTAGGTAGATGTGGAACTAAATCTCTTATATAGAGAAGTATTGTAATAAATGCATTCACACTATAATGGACACGTGGCAACTTAACAATGATTTGATAATAAGTATGCTAATGCGTTCACACTATATTCATAAATGTATTCACACTAAGTACTTTGCGCTTCTTTTTAATATAAAATTCACATGCATGGTTCCAATAAAACTCTGGATTTTTTGGTTCGAATCAAAACAGATAACGAATCAAAAGCCAAACTATATATATATATATATTTTTTTTTTGATCAAACATATATATATATATATTATTTTTATTTTTTATGGATAAAGTTGGGCAAAATATTCATAAATTTTGATTCTATTCGTTATCCGTTTTGATTTGAAACAAAAAATCTAGATAATTTATAACTCTACGAAGCAAATCAAATACTAAAATACTATATCCAAAAAAGAAGCAAATCACAAATACCAATATTTTTAGGAATGAATATCTAATTCGATCTGTTATATACATATATGTAAAGAACTATATATATATATATATTATAGTCTATATAAGTTTTACAATATTTTTATGAATTAAATTTTGTTATATTAGGAACTAGAATTTTTTCTTAAAATGTTTTATTTTGTAATAAAATGTTATTATTAATTTTTTCAATTATTTTTAAAATTTTATTTTATTTACGGATCAAATCGGATATTCTTTAAAATTCTAAAATAAAATCGGATATCCGAGTCACCGAATATCCAGGTGGCTAAAGATCGAATCGACACAAATGCCTCCAAATATCCGGATATTTGATCTGTGCCCACCCCTATTTACGGATATAATTTTATTTTCTTTATATGAAAGAAATTCACCAATGTCAAGGCCTTTTTTATTTTTAATTAATTTTAATTTTATCTTTTATGTATTATTTTGAACAAAAATGTCATTTAATATTAATTAACAATACAAGTATTTTTATATATTTTTACATACACATACAAGTGCACCTTGATGTGAGCACTTTGTAACTAAGTATTCACCACAACTGAAGTATCTAATTTTTTTTTAAGTTGAAATATTTTTTTTTTCTTAAAGCTTCTTTCACTACCGACCAAATTGTAGTAAAATGATTTGTCTTAATAATTTTTTTTTCTTTTTTTTGAATTATTATCTATTTAGAAACTATAATATGAAACCATTGGTTTGACACGATGACTATCTTAAATTCATAACATAAAAATAAATAAATAATAGTAATTTTTGTTTTTTTACCGAAAAAACAAAAGAAATCAAACATTTTAACAGAAAGAACCAAAAAACGTAAAACCGAATCAATATCCAAATTAAACAGATTTATTGTTTTTTTATTGAAAATAATGAAACTAATAATCACATTCTCCGCAAGGCGCGGATTATTACCTAGTTTATAATTAACTGAGACATAAAAAAAAAGAACATTAAGTAGGCTTTGAATCTTTGATTGAACAAATCAACTTTGTCCCCTTCACGTGTCTTTTACATTCACAGGTCTAAATAATATTTCATTTGACCTATCTGTCCCTAGCTCTATATATATTCAACTTCAGCTTCTTTCTAGCTAAAGCTTCTCTCTATTTTCATCTTCAATGGCTGCCTCCTACCACGTTCGCTCTTCTAGCTTACCATCTAGGCTACACTCAAGTGGTCTCAGTCATATCCAACTCCTCCTCAAGAAGCTACCTACAGATAATAATAATAACAGCCTCTCACTTCTGTCACAGCTTTACCACTCCGTCTCTCATCTCTTCAACGAATCACCTTCTTCATTGCTACTCCCTCATCACTCCTTCTTTACTCATCTTCTTGATCTCTCCCTTGTACACCTTGACTTGTGTTCCAAGCTAAGAGACATCACTTGCCGCATCAAGGACTGTCTCCGTGACCTCCGTTCTGCTTTCAGACGGAGGAGACACGGTGGAGATTCCACCATCCGCCGCCACGTTATATCCTTTATCCGCTCCAGGAAAGCGGTTCACAAGGATCTAGCTAAGCTACTCTTGTTGCTGAAACATGCCGACCACTCCTACTCAGGGCCAACTCATCATTTGATCACACTGCTCCGACAAGTTTGTTCCCAGACATGTCTTTCTTTTAGGACAGTCTTGTTGTCGTTATCCACATCAGTACCAAAGCCAAGACCTTCTAAGTGGGCTTTAGTTACCAAATTGGTGATCAAGAACGTTACTAATACAGGTGCTCAAGTTCAGACAGGACACAGAAACGAGTACCAGTTGATGGATGAAGAACTACAAAGATTCTGCACGGCGAAAGAGATAAAGAAGGAAAGAATCAAGTCATTGAACACAAGCTTAGATAAAGTCGATATTGTAGTTGAAGATCTGGAGGAGACGCTTGAAAGCTTGTACAGGCGTATGATCCAAGCTAGAGTCTCTCTTTTGAACATAGTCTCTTTGCATATATGATTAATTTTTATTTTATTCACTGGAGTCCATGTGTATATATGTATACAACTTCACTCATATTTTAAGACAAAACATGTTACCTTCACTGATCAAACCCTAAAAAAAAAAAAAAAAAAAAAAAAAAAATTTAGCAACAACGACATTTCAGCATATCTAAGCAAGTGTAGGATCTTGATCTATCCTCAAGTTCGTAGGCAGTGGGCAACGAGTCTAAAGTATCGTTACCGCAACAGACGTTGTATAGATTCCTCTTGATTCCTCTACTAAAAGGATGCACTCGTTCCGGCATATTCCTAACAAAAACAATAACAAGCTCTATTATCACATATCCAATGTAAACAACCGATCAACAGACACATTTTAACAGTTATACAAAGAAACTTAGTTTTCTCTAAAGTAACTTGGTGTTAATTACTATAGAAGATGAGTTGAGATACCTCATGTATGGAATACGTTTTCGTCTCACAAGTTCATAAGTGCTTTGATTCGTCAGAATAAGGTTAGCTGCAGGAAGCCAACGTAAGCAATTAGAAGAAAACGTATGAGATTGCGGTAAGTATCAGGAAGAAGTTAATACACACACACCTGTGAAAAAGCAAAAGAAGCAGCACGAATATCAAGGAGATCACCAATACGACAAGGAGTAGTATGATAACTGCATTCTTCCACCTGTTCACATTAATTCATGTTTAAACTCATTAGGATTTGCTTAGAACTAAGCCAAAACACGAGAAGGAGATGAAAAAAAAAGGGGTATTAATACCAAGGCTTGGCTACGTTAGTCAGGTAGTCAATGTACATGATGAGTGTCCAGATGCATAGAGCACTCTCCTCACAGATGTACCACCTGAGATCATGAAAACAAAACAAAACTTAAATTACAGTCCAGCTTTGGTTTCTCTAACATGATTGGACAATTGTAACACAGTGCAACTCTCAGGCTTTGGCAGGGGTTTTAGCAGAATTTAGAATGGTTTTTCTGGCCTACGCAAGTTCCCAACCAAACACAGTGATGATCAAACTGAAGAACATTTAGAAAGGAAAAAACTAAAAACAAGTTGGCCAAATGAAACATAGGGAGATTGACCTGCTCCACATGACAATAGCCGCATGTCAAATTTCTGCAGGTTATATAAATAATAGCAACAATTCAGTATCAGTAACACTCCTTCCTACAAATAGTAAGCGTAGATTTAAGTACCTTAAGGATGTTCCAGGAGGGTACAAGTCCAAAACCATCTTCTGGCACCTGAGGCAGTTTTTCTGGAAGCATGTCGCTTAAATAATGACGTAATGAAAAGGTATAAAGACAACAACAAGAGTGTGACACACAGACAGAAGCTGAAGTAGAACTCAATTCCCTAAAATTGTTAGTGGACGAGATCAACAAGGACAAGGATAATAACAAGTCTTACAAATGATGTGGTAGGTGCGTATCTGTACAGTATTGCATTGGTTTCGTCAACATCCCTCATTGCATCAATAACATACCTAGAAGACGAGAAAGGAAGAAGCTTTTAGGGACAGTGCTGAAACAAATGAAGGCCTAATATAGAGTGGCGAAGAGCCACAAGTGACGAAATACTGGAGAAGAGTGACAGAGAACAAGAAGAAGTAAGAGGACATGTGCGTGCCTGTTAACAGAGTACAAAAAGAACTAACTACCATGGATGTAGCCTAGTTTTCTCGACGAATTGAGCATCGCAAACCAGAAGGAAGCCGATGAAGACGAGGTGGAGCGCAACTAGTGCCAATTTTAGAAACAGAGAAGATCTTCGAACTTCGAACTTCGAACTTCGAACTTGCAAACAACCAATTTGGGTCAGTGAATCACAACTTAAGATCTCAATAACGAGACATTATAATTAGGGGTTACCAGGATCAGAGAGGCAAGGAAGGACGGTCCCTGGTTCGAATAACAGGGCAGCAAACGCCCATGGTTGACTCTCTCTCTCAGAGAGAATAAGATGTCCAAGATGCAATCTTGTAGAGCTGTCCAAACTCGAGAGAGAGAGAGAGAGAGTATAGATTATTAGTTGGCCATTGCCTGATTTTCTCCTGAGCCGCAAACAAGACGACGATGGAGATGAAAACATATTATTGTGTTTGAAAATCTTACTTTAGTTGGGCCTCTTTTTGTAAATTTGGCCCATTTAAAAAAAGTTGGAAAGCTATGGGCTTTAGATTTAGTTGTTTATGTAAAATGGTTCCGAGAAGCCGGTTTAAACTTTAGGAGGATGAACTGACTTGAAATCCAAATATAGCGGCCAGACAACTTATCAAAACGATACGACGGTTTCCTAATTATGTTCTGATGGTTGAGTTAGAGTCTGTTGAGTCTAAATTTCAACTGGACTCAGAACAAATATATGGAAAATATCAAAAAAGTCTACTTATGATCAAGTGATTTTTGAGAAAAAGTTAACCCCCTTTTTATTATCTCACCTTTAGCTCATGTGTTATTATTAAAATTGTCATTTCTTACGTGACATCACCACAAGCTCTGTTCTCTCACACCCTATATTCAAAAACCTTTTGTTAACTAGACTAATTACAAAAGTTGCCATTGATCATTAGATTATAACTTGACATAATATACTATAAGCTTTGACTAACAAAACAAAAGAACACGTCAACATTTAATGCGTAGTGCTACGGTTACGCAAATTAGGAAAATAAGTTAATGCATAGTCATTATTAGTTCCCTATATTCATCAAAAATATTGACCCATGATATATTTTCGTAATTATTATTAGTTTCCTTGCGGCATTCTATATTAGAATGTTGAAGGATTCATATACTTCCCTCCTACACGAAAGATTTCATAAACCCTTATACTCGATGGTCCTTACGTTTTGTGAGTTTTTTCTACATAACCTAATTTATGAAGACGTTGACCAAGTCGTGTAACTATATTCTTATAGTTAAATAGATTGAGACAAAAAATATTGTTTTGGTTTTTACAAATATTCATCATATAGCATTTTATATATAGTTAGACATTATATATATATATATATATATATATATATATATAAACACAATTTAAGTTGCAACAAATTATTTCAAAAAAAAGTTGCAACAAATTAAATGTCAATTTATAATTCGAGTTTTACAACACAATTTATAGTTAGAAATATCCATGAACTCCATACAGTATATATAGTCCAGGTCACACATTGCTACAAATTAAATGTCTAACTATAATGTCATAACGATGGTCTTATTAATTTCTAAATCATAACGATGGTCTATCAAATATACTTCAATGGACAATGTAAATGATTTGTAGCTTAACCATTTAAGATAGATAGATAACAAAAAAAATCAGTTATAGCATAACACTAATGTTTATAATCAACAATTATATATTTTAGAGACAACCAATATTGTTCTTGGTTTTTTTGACTATACACAATACGTCTATTTAATAATAACAACGTTACATGGTTCATCATTGTGTATGAGACTCCATTTTACTCAATGTTAACAAAGTTTTCTGCAAAACACATTCCATCATATATATTCATATGAGTTAAGGAAACTTTATTTTAAAATTTTAAGAACTTCATTTAAAAATTTATAGAAATCTAAGAGCCCATATAAACATTAAGCTTTATCAAACTTGCGGTCATGTAGACAACGATTTAGAAATACGGTTCAGACATGCAACTGACGGGTTCAGACATGCAACTGAATGTTTCATACTAACCGGGAATTAGGTAAGTGAATGTTTTAGAGATACGTCTAGGTTTGAAATTCCCGATCCTATGAAATTTAAACTGATTGTAATCAGTATTCAAATACAAATTCAAATCTTAGGTAATATTCAATAAACGTGATTTGCAAGGACAATTGTACATGATTGTTAAAAGTAAACTTCTAATAAATTTGACATATTTTTAATTCATGATTTTGGTAACATTTAATTATTACGTGTTTTCTAAATGGAAATTATTATACAATACCTTAATTATTGGTCAATAATCTGCTCCGCCAATAATTTTGATAAATTTTTGGTAATAATAGCGAGTCGATTATTATTTCAAAATTTTATAAATTACTTGACTGGTGTATGTAAGGAAGTTAGATTCTTGATTCAAATTGTTTAAATAAATTAATAATCTTACTTTTAATTATTTTCTTCAATTTTGTCATATAAAACGAATTTTGATTATGTTTTAAAATTTAAGGTAAGTTTTAATAAGGGGATTGAAGCGCAAGTTATGTGAAATTAAATAGGTAATATTATCTTTAA
This sequence is a window from Brassica oleracea var. oleracea cultivar TO1000 chromosome C1, BOL, whole genome shotgun sequence. Protein-coding genes within it:
- the LOC106324617 gene encoding protein S-acyltransferase 10-like isoform X3, producing MYFVTCGSSPRYVIDAMRDVDETNAILYRYAPTTSFKNCLRCQKMVLDLYPPGTSLRWYICEESALCIWTLIMYIDYLTNVAKPWWKNAVIILLLVVLVISLIFVLLLLLFHS
- the LOC106324609 gene encoding uncharacterized protein LOC106324609 yields the protein MAASYHVRSSSLPSRLHSSGLSHIQLLLKKLPTDNNNNSLSLLSQLYHSVSHLFNESPSSLLLPHHSFFTHLLDLSLVHLDLCSKLRDITCRIKDCLRDLRSAFRRRRHGGDSTIRRHVISFIRSRKAVHKDLAKLLLLLKHADHSYSGPTHHLITLLRQVCSQTCLSFRTVLLSLSTSVPKPRPSKWALVTKLVIKNVTNTGAQVQTGHRNEYQLMDEELQRFCTAKEIKKERIKSLNTSLDKVDIVVEDLEETLESLYRRMIQARVSLLNIVSLHI
- the LOC106324617 gene encoding protein S-acyltransferase 10-like isoform X2, producing MSSYFFLFSVTLLQYFVTCGSSPRYVIDAMRDVDETNAILYRYAPTTSFKNCLRCQKMVLDLYPPGTSLRWYICEESALCIWTLIMYIDYLTNVAKPWWKNAVIILLLVVLVISLIFVLLLLLFHS
- the LOC106324617 gene encoding protein S-acyltransferase 10-like isoform X1, which gives rise to MLNSSRKLGYIHGTHMSSYFFLFSVTLLQYFVTCGSSPRYVIDAMRDVDETNAILYRYAPTTSFKNCLRCQKMVLDLYPPGTSLRWYICEESALCIWTLIMYIDYLTNVAKPWWKNAVIILLLVVLVISLIFVLLLLLFHS